In Comamonas koreensis, the genomic stretch AGGCCGTTGTACCAGTCGCGCCAGGCAGCGGGCCGGCTCTCCAGCCCGATGTGCACCAGCGGCTGCCAGTCCTCCTGCGTGGCCAGCGCATGCTGCGCTGCAAAGGCCGGGCTGCAGACGGGGATGCAGGCGCCATCGCGGGCAATGCGCTGCCCCTGGGTCTTGGACCAGAGGCCGTCGCCCGAATAGATGGCTCCGTCAAAACCGCTTTCCTCGAACGCAAAAGGCTCGGAGCGCACCGACAGGTGCACATGGATGTCCGGGTGCAGCTGCGCAAAGGCCGGCAGCCGGGGCACCAGCCACTGCGTGGCAAAGCTGGAGACGACGGCCAGGTGGATGGCATAGCCCTGGGCGCGGCTGTTGGCGATCTCTTGCGTATCGCGCTCCAGGCCGTTGAGGTGCACACGCACACGCTGCGCATATCGTTTACCCGCATCGGTCAGCATGACGCGGCGTTTGTGGCGTACAAAAAGCGGCACCCCCAGCCGGTCCTCCAGCGCCGCGACATGGCGGCTGACGGCACTGGCGGTCAACGCTAACTCATTGGCAGCGCGGGAGAAATTGCCGTGCCGGGCCGAGGCTTCAAAAGCCATCAACAGGCCGATATTGGGAATCGCGTTGCGCATGGGTGGGGACTTTGTTCAAAAAACGCACTATGTCTCACCATTTTCTCATTTTGTTGTTCCTGATAGTTCACATAGTATTTTTAAGTTTGGTGCTTCTGCCCCCGCCGCGCACTGCCGCAGGCGGGCCCTGTGCAGCCCTGTCACGGGCAGGGTGTACAAAGCGCTGTGCCCGTGTCCGGGCGCGCAGCGCTTTAAGCTGCGATGGCAGCACCCCCCATCATGGTCCGGGCCTGCACTGAGGGCCGGACAGTTTCTGTTGTGATAGTGAATAGGAAAGACGAGCGATGACGCAATCCACCCAACGTTTGAACGATATTCTCAAGGCGCTTGCGCTCGACCTCCAGCCCCTGGCAGGCCAGGACATCACCAGCCGCTCGCCCGCCGACGGCGCCACCCTGGCCGTGTTGAAGGCCCACAGCGCGCAACAGGCGCAGGACGCCATTGCCGCCGCCCACCAGGCCTACCTGCAGTGGCGCACCGTGCCCGCCCCCGTGCGTGGCGAGTTGGTGCGCCGCTTTGGCCAGACCCTGCGCCAGCACAAGGCAGCACTCGGCGCCTTGGTGTCGATTGAAGCGGGCAAGATCACCTCCGAAGGCCTGGGCGAAGTCCAGGAAATGATCGATATCTGCGACTTTGCCGTTGGCCTGTCGCGCCAGCTCCATGGCCTGACGATTGCCAGCGAGCGCCCCGGCCACCGCATGATGGAAACCTGGCACCCGATGGGCGTCGTGGGCATCATCTCGGCCTTCAACTTCCCCGTGGCCGTCTGGTGCTGGAACAGCGCTTTGGCGCTGGTCTGCGGCGACGCGGTGGTGTGGAAGCCTTCCGAGAAGACCCCGCTGACGGCCGTGGCCTGCCAGCACCTGCTGGAGCAGACGATGGCTGCCTTCAACCAGGAGCAACCCGGCGCCGTGCCAGCGGGCCTGGCCCAGCTGCTGATTGGCGCCCGTGAAGTGGGCGAAGTGCTGGTGGACAG encodes the following:
- a CDS encoding LysR substrate-binding domain-containing protein, with the protein product MRNAIPNIGLLMAFEASARHGNFSRAANELALTASAVSRHVAALEDRLGVPLFVRHKRRVMLTDAGKRYAQRVRVHLNGLERDTQEIANSRAQGYAIHLAVVSSFATQWLVPRLPAFAQLHPDIHVHLSVRSEPFAFEESGFDGAIYSGDGLWSKTQGQRIARDGACIPVCSPAFAAQHALATQEDWQPLVHIGLESRPAAWRDWYNGLGWDYSVQASRGPRYELFSMVIMAAAAGLGVGLVPEVLVQPALDAGQLIPAHTQTLPGTQSYWFSYPTYREPSAALQAFEQWVLQQSQGQQD